From Dehalococcoidia bacterium:
CGTCTCATGAAGGCGACGATGATCGGCTCGATTGACGAGGATCGGTTTCGGCAGGGCATNNNNNNNNNNCAGGGCATCAGCCTTTTCCCAGTGCTCGACTCCAAAGTCTTCCTTACAACGAAAGAGGACCTGGATGCCATTTTTGGCAGGGGACGCGCGAGGAGAGAGATCGACCCAGAAAATCCTGGCTACTGCATCCCGATTGGGAAATCGGTGGTCTTCCCTGATTACCCTATCTACATCGACCCGGACGCCTTCTTCGGCAAGCACGTCGCCATTATTGGCAGCACAGGCTCAGGGAAATCTTGCTCGATTGCGACGATCCTCCAATCTGTCATTTCACGCGAAGAGGTCAGGCAGACGCGAATCGTGATCCTTGATACCAATGGGGAATACCATGCCGCGTTTCAAAAGCGGCATGAAGACGGAAGTTACGCGAACGCGATTTCGAATCGTCGATCTCTATATATCCCAACCGGTCCGTCGGAGAGCGGGCGGTTGACGATTCCATATTGGTTCATGGATTCGGACGATTTTGTGAGGCTGTTCCGGGCGTCGCCGGGAGTCCAGAGGCCCGTCTTGCTTAATGCTCTAACTGTTGCCCGACAGCAGGGCCTGGGGCCGCAATGGACTTCCCTGCGCGATACGATCATCCAGGAATGCCATCGAATTCTCGCGCTGACAGCTACTGGAACTTGGCAGGACAGAAACTCCATTAATTCTATATGTGATGGGGTTGTTGCGGCGCTTGGAGACACGCAGAACCAGAACGCCCTTCAGGATCTCATCAATCACTATCCGGCCCTGCAAGCGGGGGTGCCCATCGCTACGTTCCAGCAGGTAAAAGCAGAAGCCGGGCGTCAGGGCCAGAGCTACGATCCATTGGATATGTCTCGACGCCAGCACGCAGAATCCCTACTGAACGATCTGATTTCCACCTTGGCGTCGGTTCCAGTTGTTGCATTGGAGGGCGGTGCTGGTTCCGCGGATCGGCCATTCTACTTTGGGAAAAGAGCCTTCCGGTATCGCCACTTGGAGACAGCAATGTCACGCGATCAGTCGAATTCGGCGCGCACACGTGACAATTGCTCTACAATGCTAACGCGAATTCATCGCCT
This genomic window contains:
- a CDS encoding DUF87 domain-containing protein; the encoded protein is QGISLFPVLDSKVFLTTKEDLDAIFGRGRARREIDPENPGYCIPIGKSVVFPDYPIYIDPDAFFGKHVAIIGSTGSGKSCSIATILQSVISREEVRQTRIVILDTNGEYHAAFQKRHEDGSYANAISNRRSLYIPTGPSESGRLTIPYWFMDSDDFVRLFRASPGVQRPVLLNALTVARQQGLGPQWTSLRDTIIQECHRILALTATGTWQDRNSINSICDGVVAALGDTQNQNALQDLINHYPALQAGVPIATFQQVKAEAGRQGQSYDPLDMSRRQHAESLLNDLISTLASVPVVALEGGAGSADRPFYFGKRAFRYRHLETAMSRDQSNSARTRDNCSTMLTRIHRLLEDSRFEFLFGPCAEEWPKIRHGLASFLRDILGLESNDGVKLTKTEALAAGVLPFYDRQRANAEAANVVVVDLSLLASEVLENVTALIGRLIHEFLQRLSDSTISGVGRGEFPVILVLEEAQNYIRESRRTEEDSISKQVFERIAREGRKYGLGLVVASQRPSELSKTVLSQCNSFIVHRLQNPEDLRYFREIVPGIYGQLLDQLPALAPQTALVLGECVQAPALVEMREADPVPRSKNPQFYKSWTCEVAVPNVEAVCAKWEGAGSSEDVEE